GATTAGCGGGGCGACTTTTGGGAGTAAATGTTAGTGGGGGCGTATCAAGACCTGGCTCGAAAGCTACCATAGGTGTAAGAAGAAGTATGGCGGCCGGAAAAGATGGCGGGACTTCTGAACCATTGTATGTTATCGATGGAGTAGTTCAGGTTAATGGACAAAATCAACCTGATGCAACGCAATTCAATAACTTGGATCCCTCTGAAATAGAAAGTATCTCTGTGTTGAAGGATGGTGCTGCCGCAGTGTACGGGGTACGTGCTGCCGATGGTGTCATTCTGATCACAACAAAAAGAGGTAAGATCGGTGCGCCAAGAATCAGTTATAACGGTTCTTATGCCATCAATGATGAGGCCTATCGAACAAAAGTCATGAATGCCTATCAATTTGGGATGTACTTTAATATTATGAATGGACCGAACGGGAATAATACCGATCCCTCAAGGCCTGGTTTTGAAAAAGCATTTTTCTCACAGGATGAATTGGATTATTTTAAAGACCATTCTTACAATTGGTTGGATGATGCATGGAAATCCAGCTATTTGACCAAACATTCCTTAAATATTTCTGGTGGAGCAGATAAAGCTACCTATTTTGCGAACGTTGCTTATAACAAACAGAATGGTAATCTATCCACTTTAGACTATGACCGTTGGAACTTTAGAGCAGGTAGCGATATTCAAGTAGCCAGTAATTTCAAGGCGGCGATACAGGTTTTTGGAAACGTGGGAGATTTACAAAAAACCTTTAATAAAATTGGTGGTGAAAATGATGATAACGATTATAGGAACTTATTATTGGCCGCTCCGTATGTTCCTGCTTATGTAAATGGGCTCCCTGCACGATTGCCCGGAACATCAGGAGATTTATCTGCTTATCATTTCTTTGAGTTAGAGCGGTTAAATAATTTAGCAACCTCAGATTCTAGACAATTTGGCGTTAACCTAAGTGGGGAATATCAGGCACCGTGGTTAAAAGGTTTGGTCATTAGAGGATCTTATGCTAGAAACTTTACAAGTTCCCGTGGCACGCAGATCGGAACGAAATATCAAACATATACATTTACCAATGGTGGAGATAATAGACATATTTACGACGTCGGTACCAATCCCATTGCGGCAACTTTCAGCAATGGTAATCGTGTTTATTTTTCCAATGCGAATGGTAATAATTATCAGGCGAATTTTACTGCACTATATGATAAGAAATGGAAACAACACACGTTTTCAGGCCTGTTCTCCATAGAAAAAGGAGAAGCAAAGAGTTCACAGGAAGACGTTTGGAAAGACGATCCACTTGCAAACACCAATGGACAATTCGGTACAGCGTTTGGAGCCGTGGATGGACGTACTGCCGCTTACGAGTCAGGCACGCTAGGTTATGTCGGTCGTATCAACTATCGGTTTGGAGAAAAGTATTTGGCAGAGGTATTGTTTCGTTCGGACGCATCTACAAAATTTGCTCCAGAAAACTATTGGGCGAATTTTTATAACATCTCTGCAGGTTGGGTAATCAGTGAAGAAGAGTTCTTTAAAGTTGATGGGGTAGATTTCTTAAAATTGAGATTTTCGCATGGAAAATTGGGCAGCGATAAAATTCCATTGTGGAGTTGGCTACAACGCTATAGCTATCAGACTGGTAAAGGTGCCGTATTTGGCGGGAATGCCGGGGCGACGACTGGTATGAAAATGGAGAAAAGCCCCAATCGCGACGCTACTTGGAGTGCAGAGTATAAAAATAATGTTGGTATTGATGCTCGTTTTTTACGTAGCCGTCTATCGGCCACAATCGAAGGATTCTATTACAAAGGTCATGATGCATTGATCGAACGTACAGGTAATATTCCGATTACAGTTGGGGGATCAGTTGCTGCAGAAAATTTTGGGAGAGAGAATAATTATGGAATAGAGTTCGAATTAGGCTGGCAAGATAAAGTTAATAATTTTAACTACGGCGTTAGTACACGTTTTTCTTGGTCCGATGGAAGGGTCATTCAGGGTAATTTCAATGATATTGATATGTTATATCCTTGGAAACCCAGACCTAATGCCTCTTCTGACCTTGGGGCTTGGGGATACGATTACTTAGGAATGTTTAAGACACAAGCAGATATTGATAACTATGTAAGTCAGTATAACATTACACAAGTATTTGATCAGTCTGTCGATAAATTAAGACCGGGAATGCTATATTATCGGGACGTGAGGGGGCCCCTTCAGTCAGATGGTACTTTCGCAGGGCCTGATGGTATCATTAACGATAATGACCTGATCCAGTTGGCTAAACGTAAGGATAATCATTATACATTAGGCACTACATTAAGAATCGGTTATAAGGGATTTACGGCAGAGTCTGTTATTACAGGTTCGTTCGGAGGTTATTCGGAGATCACAGAGCGTAACAAGCTCAATAATGATATTTCTCGTGTGTATACCAATCTTCCTGACATTTGGGGAAATGTATATGATCCTGTTTTAAATCCCACCGGTACTATGCCGAATCCGCAATGGTCCAGTATTTACAATCAGCCTTCCAGTTTCTGGACTGTTTCGGCCTTTCGCATGCGGATGGCAAGCTTTAATATAGGCTATAAGTTGCCTCAAAGAATGACGCAGTATTTGCGGGTATCGAACGCTAGAGTTTACTTAAGCGCAATGAATCCAATGTCTATCTATAATCCATATAGTTATAAAGATGGAAATGGATCGGCTTGGGATGTCTATCCGAATTTGAGGACATATTCTTTTGGTATTAACCTGACTTTATAAGATTACGATGAGAAAGTTAACGATTTTAACGATGATGCTGGCTTGTTTAGCTTTGACAAATCAGAGCTGTAAGGACAAGTTTTTGGAGGATAAAAAAGACTTTACAGCAGTAAATGGCGATGACGTCTTTAAGGATCCGGTATTGGCTCAGGCGTATGTGGATTACGTCTACGGATTATTTTTGCCAGCAAATAATTCCCAGTCTTTTGTGGCTACAATGGACGCCGCGGAAAACGGTACCTATAATAATGTGTTCACGCAGACAACTGATGAATTAGCTGGCGAGACTGATTTTAATAAACAGTGGAATGCCATTTCTTTTATCAATAACCATGCAAATAAGTATTTTGGTCAACGGATGGGCGCCAACATTGCGAATAACGTGTGGACCCGAATGAAGGAAATTAACCTTTTTCTAAGCAAAATCGATCTTTATGGTATTGATGAGGCTACCCGTAATAAGATGAAGGGGCAGCTCTATTTTTGGCGCGCCTTTCAATATTTTCAACTCGTCAGGATGTATGGCGGTGTTCCTTTAATATTAGAGCCGCAAGTGCCAATTGTAGGTAACAATGAAGCAAATTCTATTCCGCGTAGTGCTACATCAGAGTGTATTGCCCAGATTGTGAAGGATTTGGATTTAGCAAAAAGTCTGTTGCCAGGAAAGTGGGACGCTGGAAATTGGGGGCGGATTACTAGTGGCGCAGCAGCGGCTTTGAAAGGACGGGTTTTATTAACTTATGCCAGCCCACAATTTAATCCAAACGATTCGCGAGATCGTTGGGAGGCAGCATATTCCGCAAATACTGAAGCCAAAACCTTATTAGAACAGAATGGCTTTGGGTTGTTTAGGACTGGGGGAGAGGCTAATGGTAAA
The genomic region above belongs to Sphingobacterium zeae and contains:
- a CDS encoding SusC/RagA family TonB-linked outer membrane protein gives rise to the protein MNYFIFPRKSSIRLAKLLTIGIMTGGAIPCFSYGANPSELNLLFFKNITGKVVDQNGKPLAGVTISIKGSKTATSTDADGTFRLNLPAGNEILVLNFVGYKRLEIPVGNQSVLNIRMEAESQELDEVVTVGYTTQKKAHLTGSVVAIKAEEIEDLPTTNVAAGLAGRLLGVNVSGGVSRPGSKATIGVRRSMAAGKDGGTSEPLYVIDGVVQVNGQNQPDATQFNNLDPSEIESISVLKDGAAAVYGVRAADGVILITTKRGKIGAPRISYNGSYAINDEAYRTKVMNAYQFGMYFNIMNGPNGNNTDPSRPGFEKAFFSQDELDYFKDHSYNWLDDAWKSSYLTKHSLNISGGADKATYFANVAYNKQNGNLSTLDYDRWNFRAGSDIQVASNFKAAIQVFGNVGDLQKTFNKIGGENDDNDYRNLLLAAPYVPAYVNGLPARLPGTSGDLSAYHFFELERLNNLATSDSRQFGVNLSGEYQAPWLKGLVIRGSYARNFTSSRGTQIGTKYQTYTFTNGGDNRHIYDVGTNPIAATFSNGNRVYFSNANGNNYQANFTALYDKKWKQHTFSGLFSIEKGEAKSSQEDVWKDDPLANTNGQFGTAFGAVDGRTAAYESGTLGYVGRINYRFGEKYLAEVLFRSDASTKFAPENYWANFYNISAGWVISEEEFFKVDGVDFLKLRFSHGKLGSDKIPLWSWLQRYSYQTGKGAVFGGNAGATTGMKMEKSPNRDATWSAEYKNNVGIDARFLRSRLSATIEGFYYKGHDALIERTGNIPITVGGSVAAENFGRENNYGIEFELGWQDKVNNFNYGVSTRFSWSDGRVIQGNFNDIDMLYPWKPRPNASSDLGAWGYDYLGMFKTQADIDNYVSQYNITQVFDQSVDKLRPGMLYYRDVRGPLQSDGTFAGPDGIINDNDLIQLAKRKDNHYTLGTTLRIGYKGFTAESVITGSFGGYSEITERNKLNNDISRVYTNLPDIWGNVYDPVLNPTGTMPNPQWSSIYNQPSSFWTVSAFRMRMASFNIGYKLPQRMTQYLRVSNARVYLSAMNPMSIYNPYSYKDGNGSAWDVYPNLRTYSFGINLTL